A genome region from Rhizobium sp. NXC14 includes the following:
- a CDS encoding sugar ABC transporter permease produces MAELTAGTLLSQTGETAMRVVEAPMNAIERLFGRKRMPWLFLAPNLILFAIFTFLPIAIAVGYAFTGGTNLFVSERPFVGLDNFRTLLTCGNYLQPGTCQESLFWTAVWNTVWFVACNVVATLLVALITALILNRAIFARGFFRAMFFYPVLLSPVVIGLIWKWFLDRNGLLNAFFEMLGVPPEIFLLDVGWSRFFVVVVSVWFHMGFYTLILLAGLQAIPKDLYEAASIDAASPRRTLFRITLPLLAPNLLVVFILLMIKSVQIFDEAWVLTNGGGPGTANSFIVQYIYQMAFGSDLRLFGLASAASVLMGMVLLVLTLIQLRLGKRMES; encoded by the coding sequence ATGGCAGAGCTCACGGCCGGTACATTGCTTTCCCAGACAGGCGAAACGGCGATGAGGGTGGTCGAGGCGCCGATGAATGCCATCGAGCGTCTGTTCGGCCGGAAGCGGATGCCATGGCTGTTCCTGGCGCCGAACCTCATTCTGTTTGCCATCTTCACCTTCCTTCCCATCGCGATCGCGGTCGGCTACGCCTTCACCGGCGGCACCAATCTGTTCGTTTCGGAGCGGCCGTTCGTCGGTCTTGACAACTTCCGCACCCTGCTGACCTGCGGCAATTATCTGCAGCCGGGAACCTGTCAGGAATCGCTGTTCTGGACGGCGGTGTGGAACACAGTTTGGTTCGTGGCCTGCAATGTCGTCGCCACGCTGCTGGTGGCGCTGATCACGGCGCTGATCCTCAACCGGGCGATCTTCGCGCGTGGCTTCTTCCGGGCGATGTTCTTCTATCCCGTTCTGCTGTCTCCCGTCGTGATCGGCCTGATCTGGAAGTGGTTCCTCGATCGCAACGGGCTGCTGAACGCCTTCTTTGAGATGCTTGGCGTTCCCCCTGAGATCTTCCTGCTTGATGTCGGCTGGTCGCGCTTTTTCGTCGTGGTCGTGTCGGTCTGGTTCCATATGGGCTTTTACACCCTGATCCTGCTCGCCGGCCTCCAGGCGATCCCAAAAGATCTTTACGAGGCCGCGTCCATCGACGCCGCTTCGCCGCGCCGCACACTGTTCAGGATCACGCTTCCGCTTCTTGCTCCGAACCTGCTTGTCGTATTCATCCTTCTGATGATCAAGTCGGTGCAAATCTTTGACGAAGCCTGGGTTCTGACCAATGGCGGCGGTCCGGGCACGGCCAACAGCTTCATCGTCCAATATATCTACCAGATGGCTTTCGGCAGCGATCTCCGTCTCTTCGGGCTTGCGTCGGCCGCATCGGTTCTCATGGGGATGGTGCTTCTGGTTCTCACCCTCATACAGCTGCGCTTGGGCAAGCGAATGGAGTCCTGA
- the ugpC gene encoding sn-glycerol-3-phosphate ABC transporter ATP-binding protein UgpC, translating into MAELKLSTVNKSYGAVKILHDVELDIKDGEFVVFVGPSGCGKSTLLRVIAGLEEVTSGAIAIGGRDVSALSPAERKIAMVFQSYALYPHMSVRKNLAFGLENLKFKRAEIEARIAEAARMLAIEPYLDRRPKQLSGGQRQRVAIGRAIVREPDIFLFDEPLSNLDAALRVQTRAEITKLHRDIKTTMIYVTHDQVEAMTMADKIVVLRAGRVEQVGAPLELFDHPRNLFVAGFLGSPRMNIIKGKVSGVGESGVVVDVGNGGTIVSNVDPAGVAVGQSVIAGIRPAHFTRSSERGLPFVAEYHEGLGTETYVYGSLAGQDDQIIIHEAGHFAPVSGERIMIDADPARVHLFDPESSLAFGRRSGQGRR; encoded by the coding sequence ATGGCAGAACTGAAACTTTCCACCGTCAACAAGTCATATGGCGCCGTCAAAATCCTGCATGACGTCGAACTCGACATCAAGGACGGCGAGTTCGTCGTCTTCGTCGGTCCGTCGGGGTGCGGCAAGTCCACTCTATTGCGGGTCATCGCGGGCCTTGAGGAGGTGACTTCGGGCGCAATCGCGATCGGTGGCCGCGACGTCAGCGCGCTGTCGCCGGCCGAGCGCAAAATCGCGATGGTCTTCCAGTCCTATGCGCTCTATCCGCATATGAGCGTACGCAAGAATCTTGCTTTCGGCCTAGAAAATCTGAAGTTCAAGCGTGCCGAAATCGAGGCGCGCATTGCCGAGGCGGCCAGAATGCTGGCGATCGAACCTTATCTCGACCGGCGTCCGAAGCAGCTTTCCGGCGGCCAGCGCCAGCGTGTAGCGATCGGACGGGCGATCGTACGCGAGCCCGACATCTTCCTCTTCGACGAACCGCTGTCGAACCTCGATGCGGCCCTGCGCGTCCAGACCCGCGCCGAGATCACCAAGCTCCATCGCGACATCAAGACGACGATGATCTATGTCACTCACGACCAGGTCGAGGCGATGACCATGGCCGACAAGATCGTCGTTTTGCGCGCGGGTCGGGTTGAGCAGGTCGGCGCACCGCTGGAGCTCTTCGATCATCCGCGCAATCTCTTCGTCGCCGGATTCCTCGGCTCGCCGCGCATGAATATCATCAAGGGCAAGGTCTCGGGCGTCGGCGAAAGCGGCGTCGTCGTCGATGTCGGCAACGGAGGCACGATCGTCAGCAATGTCGATCCCGCCGGCGTTGCGGTCGGTCAGTCGGTTATTGCCGGTATCCGGCCTGCGCATTTCACCCGATCCAGCGAGCGGGGCCTGCCATTCGTCGCTGAGTATCACGAAGGGCTCGGGACCGAGACTTATGTCTATGGCAGTCTCGCGGGGCAGGACGATCAAATCATCATCCATGAAGCCGGCCATTTCGCGCCGGTCTCGGGCGAACGGATCATGATCGACGCCGATCCAGCCCGCGTTCATCTGTTCGATCCCGAAAGCAGCCTAGCCTTCGGCAGACGGTCAGGGCAGGGGAGGCGCTGA
- a CDS encoding glycoside hydrolase family 28 protein translates to MSAPSLVAIEPLDSDNTDRLQAAIDRLSASGGGRLELLAGIHLCRGLRLRSGVDLHLAAGAILRPIPDYAAYAHTTVSVIAEKSDRGMIVASDARRISLTGKGRIEAGCENFIIGDDETVGTFIPAEFRPRVVVFEGCDEVEISSVTISRSPMWTLHFVDCTDVAVRNVTIENDRRLPNTDGIVLDACRGAVIEDCSISTADDGICLKTSIGPEGLAIGRCENILVRRCSVQSLSCALKIGTETHGDVTNVLFEDCSVSSSSRALGIFSRDGGRISNVRFSRISVECRETPDGFWGSGEALTVNVVDRIAERPAGAIENLIVEDVTGRMEGAITIIAAAPSGIRNVSLTRIAVDQQPGELGTGRTYDLRPTNADLAPRADGGGRANAWTRGSDGRVIGLQDYPRGMPAVYVVDVAGILMKEVRITRPTPLPQGWNENDVVFETAAPDGSGAWQN, encoded by the coding sequence ATGAGTGCTCCTTCCCTCGTCGCGATTGAGCCGCTCGACAGCGACAATACCGACCGTCTGCAGGCGGCGATCGACCGTCTGTCGGCTTCCGGCGGCGGGCGCCTGGAACTCCTGGCGGGCATCCACCTCTGCAGGGGGCTCCGGCTGCGATCCGGCGTCGATCTGCACCTGGCCGCCGGTGCGATCCTGCGTCCCATTCCCGATTATGCCGCTTATGCGCATACGACGGTTTCGGTGATCGCGGAAAAGTCGGATCGCGGCATGATCGTGGCGAGCGATGCGCGGCGGATCAGCCTGACGGGAAAAGGACGCATCGAAGCCGGTTGCGAGAACTTCATCATTGGCGACGACGAGACGGTGGGAACTTTCATTCCTGCCGAATTCCGTCCTCGCGTCGTCGTCTTCGAAGGCTGCGACGAGGTCGAGATCAGTTCCGTCACCATCAGCCGCTCGCCGATGTGGACGCTGCATTTCGTCGATTGCACCGATGTCGCGGTCCGAAACGTCACCATCGAAAACGACCGTCGCCTACCCAATACGGATGGCATCGTGCTCGACGCCTGCCGCGGCGCCGTCATCGAGGATTGCAGCATATCGACGGCCGATGACGGCATATGCCTGAAGACGAGCATCGGCCCTGAAGGTCTGGCGATTGGCCGGTGCGAGAACATTCTCGTGCGCCGCTGCTCCGTTCAGAGCTTGAGCTGCGCGCTGAAGATCGGCACGGAAACACATGGCGATGTCACCAATGTTCTGTTCGAGGATTGCAGCGTCTCGTCCTCTAGCCGGGCGCTCGGCATATTCTCCCGCGACGGCGGCCGGATCTCGAATGTGAGGTTTTCCCGAATATCGGTAGAGTGCCGCGAAACGCCGGATGGTTTCTGGGGTTCTGGGGAGGCGCTGACCGTCAATGTCGTCGACCGTATCGCTGAACGCCCTGCGGGCGCCATCGAAAATCTCATCGTCGAAGATGTGACCGGCCGGATGGAAGGCGCGATCACCATCATTGCGGCAGCGCCGTCAGGCATCCGGAACGTGTCGTTGACCCGTATCGCCGTCGATCAGCAGCCCGGAGAGCTCGGCACCGGGCGGACCTACGACCTGCGCCCGACGAATGCCGACCTCGCGCCGAGGGCCGATGGCGGCGGGCGTGCCAATGCCTGGACCCGCGGTTCGGACGGGCGGGTGATCGGCCTGCAGGACTATCCCCGGGGGATGCCGGCCGTCTATGTGGTCGATGTCGCCGGAATCTTGATGAAAGAGGTGCGGATCACGAGGCCGACACCATTGCCGCAAGGCTGGAACGAAAACGACGTCGTCTTCGAAACGGCGGCACCTGATGGGAGTGGGGCATGGCAGAACTGA
- a CDS encoding glycoside hydrolase family 88 protein, producing the protein MNTASADIAALQTTIDRVATAFSRLKGIKEGLVTDNAASGIQFDEWDWEVGVGLYGFLRRAISANDQKALEELVAWYSAQIERGIPPRQINSTAPMLPLAILVQHIDRPDFRALVEDWAEWLIKELPKTEDGGFQHVVKERLNDGELWDDTLFMACLFLAQAGVLCERNDWIDEAVYQFIIHTRYLSDPVSGLWYHGWTFNGRHNFANAFWARGNAWITVAIPELFDLVPTLGEKDRRFLSNVLVSQVRTLKACQRPDGMFTTLLDDPSSPLETSATAGIAYGILRAIDAGILDKSDKVYAERALKAVLAQIDDEGVVHGVSDGTPMGRDLDFYRRIPNLPTPYGQALTMLLLTEVFIESGRRQ; encoded by the coding sequence ATGAACACAGCATCTGCCGACATCGCCGCCCTCCAGACGACGATCGATCGCGTGGCGACGGCTTTCAGCCGGCTCAAGGGCATCAAGGAAGGTCTCGTGACGGACAATGCCGCCTCCGGCATCCAGTTCGACGAATGGGACTGGGAAGTCGGCGTCGGCCTTTATGGATTCCTCCGGCGTGCGATTTCCGCCAATGACCAGAAAGCGCTCGAGGAGCTCGTTGCCTGGTACAGCGCCCAGATCGAACGCGGTATTCCGCCACGCCAGATCAACAGCACGGCGCCGATGCTGCCGCTCGCAATCCTCGTCCAGCACATCGACCGTCCGGATTTCCGCGCCCTCGTCGAAGACTGGGCCGAATGGCTGATCAAGGAATTGCCGAAGACCGAGGATGGCGGCTTCCAGCACGTCGTCAAGGAGCGTCTCAACGACGGCGAATTGTGGGACGACACACTGTTCATGGCCTGCCTCTTCCTTGCCCAGGCCGGCGTCCTCTGCGAGCGCAATGACTGGATCGACGAGGCCGTCTATCAGTTCATCATCCACACCCGCTATCTCTCCGATCCGGTGAGCGGCCTCTGGTATCACGGCTGGACCTTCAACGGCCGGCATAATTTCGCCAACGCCTTCTGGGCGCGGGGCAATGCCTGGATCACCGTTGCGATCCCCGAGCTCTTCGATCTCGTGCCGACGCTCGGCGAGAAGGATCGGCGTTTCCTCTCGAACGTCCTCGTGAGCCAGGTGCGCACGCTGAAGGCTTGCCAGCGGCCTGATGGCATGTTCACGACGCTTCTGGACGATCCGTCCTCGCCGCTCGAAACCTCGGCAACGGCGGGTATTGCCTATGGCATATTGCGCGCCATCGATGCCGGCATCCTCGACAAGAGCGACAAGGTCTATGCAGAGCGTGCGCTCAAGGCCGTGCTGGCACAGATCGATGACGAAGGTGTCGTCCACGGCGTTTCGGACGGCACGCCCATGGGCCGCGATCTCGATTTCTACCGGCGCATCCCGAACCTGCCGACGCCTTACGGCCAGGCGCTGACCATGCTGCTTCTGACCGAAGTCTTTATCGAGAGTGGCCGCCGCCAATGA
- a CDS encoding ABC transporter substrate-binding protein, with the protein MKTYLSGAFALALATVSFAWSSVAMAETQTITFLFTDDDQAYVERMEALSKEFEAAHPDIKVNFVSSGYDAVAKQLPVQLAIGEGPDVAKITDWQLAPYYLDMRPLMKDPDGFAKLHGDSLNTLRFPGVNDPNSINGYVASQTFNLPFVNKTLFEQANEPLPKPTATLKEIVEASARVAKATGAQIPFTMDRSGHRFSGAAFSYGSNYVKDGKFSFPDDAAKRYITDLYNWTKDGSFPKEMWGAAGGTQYKNMGDEFVNGNVVTYLAGNWMVNPFQKKIGDGFEWTAISAPCGDAGCYAMPGGTAIVGFKRTKYPQAVASFIEFLGSEKVQREIAENYVILTGADIKDPQYKLDSKNAKEAMAVFLAARDSAPQAARDLERLKGSGAIYQLIVQRMSQLIVGELSLEDTFKAMSADVDKINVTLAANK; encoded by the coding sequence ATGAAAACCTATCTCTCAGGGGCTTTCGCACTGGCGCTGGCCACCGTTTCCTTCGCCTGGTCGAGCGTCGCCATGGCGGAAACCCAGACGATCACCTTTCTCTTCACCGACGACGACCAGGCTTACGTCGAGCGGATGGAAGCACTGAGCAAGGAATTCGAGGCGGCGCATCCCGACATCAAGGTGAATTTCGTTTCGTCGGGCTATGATGCCGTCGCCAAACAGCTGCCGGTGCAGCTTGCCATCGGCGAAGGGCCCGACGTTGCCAAGATCACCGATTGGCAGCTGGCGCCCTATTACCTCGACATGCGCCCGCTGATGAAGGATCCGGACGGCTTCGCCAAGCTGCACGGCGACAGCCTGAACACGCTTCGCTTCCCCGGCGTCAACGATCCGAATTCGATCAACGGCTACGTCGCGTCACAGACCTTCAACCTGCCCTTCGTCAACAAGACGCTCTTCGAACAGGCGAATGAACCCCTTCCGAAGCCAACCGCCACGCTGAAGGAAATCGTCGAGGCTTCCGCGCGCGTCGCCAAGGCGACCGGCGCCCAGATTCCCTTCACGATGGACCGCTCCGGCCACCGCTTCTCGGGTGCTGCCTTCTCCTACGGCTCGAACTACGTCAAGGACGGCAAGTTCTCATTCCCCGACGATGCCGCCAAGCGCTATATCACCGATCTCTACAACTGGACGAAGGACGGCTCCTTCCCCAAGGAAATGTGGGGTGCGGCCGGCGGAACCCAGTACAAGAACATGGGTGACGAATTCGTCAATGGCAATGTCGTGACCTATCTGGCCGGCAACTGGATGGTCAATCCGTTCCAGAAGAAGATCGGCGACGGCTTCGAGTGGACGGCGATCAGCGCGCCTTGCGGCGATGCCGGCTGCTATGCAATGCCCGGCGGCACGGCAATCGTCGGCTTCAAGCGCACCAAGTATCCGCAGGCCGTCGCCTCGTTCATCGAGTTCCTCGGCTCTGAAAAGGTGCAGCGTGAAATCGCCGAAAATTACGTCATCCTGACCGGCGCCGACATCAAGGATCCGCAGTACAAGCTCGACAGCAAGAACGCCAAGGAAGCCATGGCCGTTTTCCTCGCGGCCCGCGACAGCGCGCCACAGGCCGCCCGCGATCTGGAACGCCTCAAGGGATCGGGCGCCATCTATCAGCTGATCGTCCAGCGGATGAGCCAGCTGATCGTCGGCGAGCTTTCTCTCGAAGACACTTTCAAGGCGATGAGCGCAGACGTCGACAAGATCAACGTGACGCTCGCCGCCAACAAGTAA
- a CDS encoding DUF3422 domain-containing protein — MPIGSEHPLRRELHDELHARPSLYFDGDTDVWHVAIVGDNGSPPLPVSLPGLEDVSTTLGGNHGIGRFGDGRLKWEAHTEFLTLTFVTPAASAPGSHPPEAFRASCDRINGKVIAAVRVLVRDEKDGLALEKPMLDYVASKVGGGDAEVHSNFRLSDSGFVEFLFFNRNLNAYRTGRMVRRVLEIETYRMMAMLAMPMARETISQLSAFDRRLDLLITHMQSAVKVDKALLSEVTRLSSDVLNFSALARHRFGATKAYAEIVASRVSELREERVEQRQRIGTFIGRRFQPAVRSVHAAERRLDELAERVSLAGDLLRTTVQVQLEDQNASLLTSMEERARIQVHIQQAVEGFSVIAITYYTVGLAKICLESISELGVDPHMTKLAVLAAIPLVLFAVWTAVRHVRRSIAGAPHSAVHGSH; from the coding sequence ATGCCGATCGGTTCCGAGCATCCGCTGCGCAGGGAGTTGCATGACGAACTGCATGCGCGGCCGTCGCTTTACTTCGATGGCGACACCGATGTCTGGCATGTCGCCATCGTCGGCGACAACGGCTCGCCTCCGCTGCCGGTTTCCCTGCCGGGATTGGAGGACGTCTCGACCACTCTCGGAGGCAACCACGGCATCGGCCGCTTTGGCGACGGCCGGCTAAAATGGGAGGCGCATACCGAGTTCCTCACCCTCACCTTTGTCACACCTGCAGCCTCTGCGCCTGGTAGTCATCCGCCCGAGGCTTTCAGGGCCAGCTGCGACAGGATCAACGGAAAGGTGATCGCCGCCGTCCGGGTGCTGGTTCGCGACGAGAAGGACGGACTGGCTCTCGAAAAACCCATGCTCGACTATGTCGCCTCCAAGGTCGGCGGCGGCGATGCCGAAGTACATTCGAATTTCCGCCTCAGCGACAGCGGCTTCGTCGAATTCCTGTTCTTCAACCGCAATCTCAACGCCTATCGCACCGGCCGGATGGTCCGGCGCGTCCTCGAAATCGAGACATACAGGATGATGGCGATGCTGGCGATGCCGATGGCGCGCGAGACGATCTCCCAGCTGTCGGCCTTCGACCGGCGCCTCGATCTCCTGATCACGCACATGCAAAGCGCCGTAAAAGTTGACAAGGCGCTGCTTTCCGAAGTGACAAGGCTCTCTTCCGACGTCCTCAACTTCTCTGCGCTGGCGCGCCACCGCTTCGGAGCGACGAAAGCCTATGCCGAGATCGTCGCCAGCCGGGTCTCGGAGCTGCGCGAGGAACGCGTCGAGCAGCGCCAGCGGATCGGCACCTTCATCGGACGGCGCTTTCAGCCGGCTGTTCGTTCCGTGCATGCCGCAGAGCGCCGCCTCGATGAGCTCGCCGAACGGGTCAGTCTCGCCGGCGATCTGCTCAGAACCACCGTGCAGGTTCAGCTCGAGGATCAGAATGCTTCTCTGCTCACCTCCATGGAAGAGAGGGCGCGCATCCAGGTGCATATCCAGCAGGCGGTCGAAGGCTTCTCGGTCATTGCCATCACGTATTATACCGTTGGCCTTGCCAAGATCTGTCTCGAAAGCATTTCCGAACTGGGCGTCGATCCGCATATGACCAAGCTCGCCGTGCTCGCAGCCATCCCTTTGGTGCTCTTTGCCGTCTGGACCGCCGTTCGCCACGTTCGCCGGAGCATCGCCGGCGCACCGCATAGCGCGGTACACGGAAGCCACTGA